In the genome of Thermosphaera aggregans DSM 11486, one region contains:
- a CDS encoding glycosyltransferase: MDVKKKPSMLVVANPSPLTGGGLRATRSLKEYAKFFDTYLFIPWGLWGDKRLLQASLGFLTELRNTGVKLGGYSNLSRIFYKLGEIANSKGVLENLAIIIPGSVQLKVNAAQYEVVISLHEVWDAVHAGGVLAEYFNARSMVLLQLPPFYGSRKRLSNILKASLLWRKSISSSPLEEVMFESEAIVRYSLIGYLRSSRLENRLRKYDLVLCVSKAIPVEMGNEWLNRAKSLDPGVSLDEKDLEAMQRIKNNVGEKGNYVVFGGRATADKGLIEALITFKYISKRFPDLKLVITGNIPLPSYLRIKRVCRKLGIGDKVAFTGFVPREKRFEIVAKAKLMLYPSHVDSFSYAVLESLYLNTPVVAYKIPAIEIYYGGLPGVELVEEWDLEALTVKAIDILEKGVVAVEPPKIKSWEEIMSEEVGLIYKLVEGMWRK, from the coding sequence ATGGATGTAAAGAAAAAACCTAGCATGCTAGTTGTCGCCAATCCCTCGCCCTTAACCGGTGGGGGTCTTCGCGCTACGCGTTCTTTAAAAGAGTATGCAAAATTCTTCGATACTTACCTTTTTATTCCCTGGGGATTATGGGGTGATAAAAGATTATTACAGGCCTCCCTGGGCTTCCTGACAGAGCTAAGGAATACTGGTGTAAAGCTTGGAGGATACTCAAACCTATCTAGAATATTCTACAAACTGGGTGAGATCGCTAATTCTAAGGGGGTTTTAGAAAATTTAGCAATTATAATTCCAGGCTCGGTACAACTGAAAGTAAACGCCGCGCAGTATGAAGTTGTGATTTCTCTCCACGAAGTCTGGGATGCTGTTCATGCTGGAGGGGTTCTCGCAGAATATTTTAATGCTCGTAGCATGGTTCTTCTCCAGCTTCCCCCATTCTATGGTTCTAGAAAGAGGCTCTCAAACATCCTTAAAGCATCGTTGTTATGGAGGAAATCAATAAGTAGCTCACCACTTGAGGAGGTGATGTTTGAGAGTGAGGCAATAGTTAGATATTCTCTCATAGGGTATTTGCGTAGTTCCCGACTTGAAAATCGACTGAGGAAATACGATCTAGTGTTATGCGTATCGAAAGCCATACCCGTGGAGATGGGGAATGAATGGCTAAACAGAGCGAAAAGCCTTGATCCCGGAGTATCACTCGATGAAAAAGACTTAGAAGCTATGCAGAGAATCAAGAATAATGTTGGAGAAAAAGGAAACTATGTGGTTTTCGGTGGAAGGGCAACGGCTGATAAAGGCCTTATAGAGGCTTTAATCACCTTTAAATATATCTCGAAAAGGTTTCCAGACCTTAAACTGGTTATAACTGGAAACATACCTCTTCCATCTTATTTACGCATTAAGAGGGTTTGCAGAAAGCTAGGAATAGGGGACAAGGTTGCTTTCACCGGGTTTGTCCCGAGAGAGAAAAGGTTTGAAATAGTTGCAAAAGCAAAGCTCATGCTCTACCCAAGCCACGTAGATTCTTTTTCCTATGCTGTCCTAGAATCCTTATATCTCAACACTCCAGTCGTAGCTTACAAGATACCGGCCATTGAGATCTATTATGGTGGGTTGCCTGGTGTGGAGTTGGTCGAGGAATGGGATCTTGAGGCGTTAACGGTGAAGGCCATTGACATTTTAGAGAAAGGCGTTGTCGCGGTGGAACCCCCTAAGATTAAGTCCTGGGAGGAAATAATGTCCGAGGAAGTTGGATTGATTTACAAGCTAGTAGAGGGGATGTGGCGAAAATAG